Part of the Anopheles coluzzii chromosome 3, AcolN3, whole genome shotgun sequence genome is shown below.
GCGAACTAGAATCAATCGAATGTGAATTAAACGGAGCGAAGAGTTTACAAGTGAAGGcgagggacacacacacacacgaaagaGTATATATTCCTTTATCGTTTATTGAATTAATTCTTTGTTCGAGAATTATCCCCCTTTAGCTTTGTGGTGTCCTACACACGCCTCTACAGAGTTAACAATTGGTCTACCTTGcactaattgatttttttttgcatatgtTTAGAGTTTcaacgtttgttttttcttcttctgttcaTCTATTTCtctacaaaaaacaacatctgCCGTAGATGCACGTTCATACTAATAGGCCAACCGTATATATTGTTGATGGAAGCAACTCTCTATCAGGTGTACGGGTTCCGGATGTAGGGAAAAGAGGGAGCAGGGTGGACGAATACACttcccacacccacacacacacacgcgctcgcGCGCTCGCCGCCTGTCCTTTCCCGCtttatataaaaacaaaactgtaaaacaaaattttgaaGAATCGAAGAAAACCAATGgaaatcaaaaacacacaacacagtaCAATGCATTTTCTCCTTCACTTCTTCTCTATAAAGCACAGTGTGGtggcgttcttttttttacttaactctcctactctctttctctttcttattTACCGCAATGATATTTAGCTggcaaaacgcaaaacaaaaataacgtAACTGGTTGGGTAATTGATCTTCGCGCACGTGTTGTTGTTCGCTTCTTACTGTTGGATCGAATTCCTACAAAATTCTGCCTTACAGCTTAACTAGTCAATCCGCGGCACACACCGCCATCgcttcctccttctcctccagcagctcctTCGCGGTAACGTCCAGCTTGCTGCGCGTAAACTCGTCCACCGACAGGCCCTGCACGATCTTCCACTGGCGGTTCTGGATCTGCACCGGGAACGAAAACACGATGTCCTTCGGCGCCCCGTAGCTGCCGTCGGAGATGACGCCCATCGACACGTACTCGCCGTCGCGCGTACCCGCAAACCAGTCGCGCATATGGTCGCTGGCCGCCTTGGCCGCCGACATGGCGGAGGACATTTTGCGTGCCGCAATGACGGCGGCACCGCGCTTCTGTACCGTCTCGAGGAACTGCTGCTTCAAGAACTCATCGTCCGCAACGGCTTCGGGGACGGTTTTCGTGGCGCCGTCCACCTCGACCGAGGCGTTCCGGGCGTCCGGCACCTGCGTCGCCGAATGGTTGCCCCAGATGATGACGTTCTTCACCTTGGTGATGCCGACGCCGAGCCGGCCCGCAATCTGGGCCTGGGCACGGTTCTGGTCGAGCCGCGTCATCGCGGTAAAGTTCGCCTTCGGGATCGAGGGCGCGTAGTGCGAGCAGACGAGCGCGTTCGTGTTGGCCGGATTGCCCACCACCAGCACTTTCACGTCCTTGCGGGGTAAAGGAAAGATATGAGGTCAAACATTTATTCGTTTCTTCTCATTTTAGCACCTTGCCGGCGGGCGTCAACCAAACTCACCTTCTTGGCGTACTTGTCGAGCGCTTCGCCCTGCACCTTGAAGATCTTCACGTTGGCGGACAGCAGATCCTTGCGCTCCATGCCCTGCTTGCGCGGCATCGCACCGACCAGGAAGGCGGCATCCACATCCTTGAAAGCGACCGCCGGATCGGCCGTCGGCACGACGCGCACCAGCAGCGGTAGAGCACAGTCGTCCAGCT
Proteins encoded:
- the LOC120959759 gene encoding malate dehydrogenase, cytoplasmic, producing MAAEPIRVVVTGAAGQIAYSLLYMVAKGDVFGPNQPLILHLLDIPPMMGVLEGVVMELDDCALPLLVRVVPTADPAVAFKDVDAAFLVGAMPRKQGMERKDLLSANVKIFKVQGEALDKYAKKDVKVLVVGNPANTNALVCSHYAPSIPKANFTAMTRLDQNRAQAQIAGRLGVGITKVKNVIIWGNHSATQVPDARNASVEVDGATKTVPEAVADDEFLKQQFLETVQKRGAAVIAARKMSSAMSAAKAASDHMRDWFAGTRDGEYVSMGVISDGSYGAPKDIVFSFPVQIQNRQWKIVQGLSVDEFTRSKLDVTAKELLEEKEEAMAVCAAD